A window of the Parvularcula bermudensis HTCC2503 genome harbors these coding sequences:
- a CDS encoding DUF547 domain-containing protein, whose amino-acid sequence MVVRHLALAGVSLGLGAWAAQAVSAPAVSSTSPSAASVSAMSEINAPYASFLSRYISMEDGIALVEYGAVTAADHQVLKTYIADLAGLSPSTFSRDEALAYWFNLYNAKTLDIVLDHYPVTSIKDIGRSFTNPLGGPWKQKVVTVEGRKLSLDNIEHDTVRATYDEPRVHYAFNCASIGCPNLKSSPWTAETLDTDLDSAARAYIAHPRGLRIEDGEVTASSIYKWFQEDFGGSEDGVLDHVRAYATGAKAEALSDVTDIDDYAYDWSLNDR is encoded by the coding sequence ATGGTCGTTCGTCATCTCGCCCTCGCCGGGGTCAGCTTGGGTCTTGGTGCCTGGGCCGCCCAAGCGGTCAGTGCCCCCGCTGTGTCCTCCACCTCGCCATCCGCCGCGTCCGTCAGCGCGATGAGTGAGATCAACGCGCCCTATGCCTCCTTTCTATCCCGGTATATCAGCATGGAGGACGGGATCGCGCTTGTGGAATACGGGGCGGTAACGGCGGCGGACCATCAAGTCCTCAAGACCTATATTGCGGATTTGGCGGGCTTGTCCCCCAGCACCTTCAGTCGCGATGAGGCCCTCGCCTATTGGTTCAATCTCTATAACGCGAAAACCCTCGATATTGTCCTCGACCATTATCCGGTGACGTCGATCAAAGATATCGGCCGGTCGTTCACCAACCCGCTCGGCGGGCCGTGGAAACAGAAAGTCGTGACCGTCGAGGGCCGAAAGCTCAGCCTGGATAATATCGAGCACGATACCGTACGTGCGACCTATGACGAGCCGCGCGTTCACTACGCCTTCAACTGTGCGTCCATTGGCTGCCCAAATCTCAAATCCAGTCCGTGGACGGCAGAAACCCTCGATACCGATCTCGATAGTGCCGCCCGCGCCTATATCGCCCATCCCCGCGGCCTTCGGATCGAAGACGGTGAGGTGACCGCCTCCTCGATCTATAAATGGTTCCAGGAGGATTTCGGCGGTTCCGAAGACGGTGTTCTCGACCATGTGAGAGCTTACGCCACCGGCGCAAAGGCCGAAGCGCTCAGCGATGTCACCGATATCGACGACTACGCCTATGATTGGTCTTTGAACGACCGCTAA
- a CDS encoding TIGR04282 family arsenosugar biosynthesis glycosyltransferase: MARDIGAVSAVGFYRWSVHRLLTRLARPRQWRLVLAVNERAARRYACWPAGTVERCAQGRGNLGDRIGHVCAQFGAAPCVVIGTDSPQIDPWLIERAFAALGGHDAVFGPAEDGGYWAIGVNHGAALPDLSAVRWSTPKALEDSLAAFRAQARIATLPTLVDVDDAASYRQLVQQYGPLRHGPMPPQAREAGRGLRGEKAAFSGRSKTNHRRSRRYR, translated from the coding sequence TTGGCCCGTGATATCGGCGCGGTGTCGGCCGTCGGTTTTTATCGATGGTCCGTCCACAGATTGCTGACCCGGCTCGCCCGCCCCCGTCAATGGCGGTTGGTCCTGGCGGTGAATGAGCGCGCCGCTCGGCGATATGCATGCTGGCCCGCCGGGACGGTCGAGCGATGCGCGCAAGGGAGGGGGAATCTTGGCGACCGGATTGGCCATGTCTGCGCTCAATTCGGTGCGGCGCCCTGTGTCGTGATCGGTACAGACAGCCCACAGATCGACCCCTGGCTGATCGAGCGCGCCTTTGCGGCCCTTGGCGGCCATGACGCGGTTTTCGGGCCAGCGGAAGACGGCGGCTATTGGGCGATTGGCGTCAACCACGGAGCGGCCCTGCCGGATCTTTCCGCGGTCAGATGGTCAACCCCTAAGGCCCTCGAAGACAGTTTGGCCGCCTTTCGGGCGCAGGCACGGATCGCCACCCTCCCCACGCTGGTCGATGTCGATGACGCTGCCAGCTATCGACAGCTCGTCCAGCAATATGGCCCTCTTCGCCACGGTCCGATGCCCCCCCAAGCAAGGGAGGCGGGCCGCGGGCTGAGGGGAGAAAAAGCAGCCTTTAGCGGTCGTTCAAAGACCAATCATAGGCGTAGTCGTCGATATCGGTGA
- a CDS encoding TIGR04283 family arsenosugar biosynthesis glycosyltransferase, which yields MISVVIPTLNAAPHLAGPLCSLVEGMCQGLIKEVIVSDGGSDDGTSDIAEGVGARLVVGAAGRGAQLARGAAVARGAWLLFLHADTQLAPGWERVAERHMQESYERVAGVFRLRFDRPGLRPALVAMGANLRTALFKRPYGDQGLLIARRHYDDIGGFAPLPLFEDVDFIQRLVERGGRRALRGLPITAITAADRYEAEGYFRRVGRNAALRRAYRRGVPPTDLAERYYAPSPTRLDPYGKAAAHRARQDTLGP from the coding sequence ATGATTTCCGTTGTTATCCCTACGCTGAACGCGGCGCCTCACCTGGCCGGCCCCCTATGCTCGCTGGTCGAGGGGATGTGCCAGGGCCTTATCAAGGAGGTGATCGTCAGTGACGGGGGGTCGGACGATGGTACGAGCGATATTGCCGAGGGGGTCGGGGCTCGGCTTGTGGTCGGGGCTGCGGGACGCGGCGCGCAATTGGCCAGGGGGGCGGCGGTGGCCCGGGGGGCCTGGTTGCTTTTCCTTCACGCTGACACCCAGCTTGCGCCGGGGTGGGAGCGGGTGGCCGAGCGTCATATGCAAGAGAGTTACGAACGGGTCGCTGGGGTGTTCCGTTTACGGTTCGACCGGCCGGGGCTGCGACCGGCACTTGTGGCGATGGGGGCCAATTTACGCACGGCCCTTTTCAAGCGGCCCTATGGCGATCAGGGCCTTTTGATCGCGCGGCGGCATTATGACGATATTGGCGGGTTCGCGCCGCTGCCGCTGTTCGAAGATGTCGATTTCATTCAGCGGCTCGTCGAGCGCGGTGGCCGTCGCGCCCTTAGGGGGCTGCCCATCACGGCGATCACAGCCGCCGATCGCTATGAGGCCGAGGGTTATTTCCGGCGGGTGGGACGAAATGCGGCCCTTAGGAGAGCGTATCGTCGGGGCGTCCCCCCCACAGACCTTGCGGAGCGTTACTATGCCCCTTCCCCGACCCGTCTTGATCCTTATGGCAAAGCCGCCGCTCATCGGGCGCGTCAAGACACGCTTGGCCCGTGA
- a CDS encoding PA0069 family radical SAM protein, whose product MTDRAISPPFSPHRPASGRGRGARSNVSGRYEKESRETVDDGWHDTPPDRPKTIVQMEPARRIITYNDSPYVGFDRSINPYRGCEHGCIYCFARPSHAYMGLSPGIDFESRLFAKPEAATLLKKELSSKRYQIRPIAIGTNTDPYQPTERRLLIMREVLKVLSSYNHPVSILTKSDLILRDLDILGPMAKKGLVRAMLSITTQDARLARTMEPRCPRPDKRFAALEGLAQAGIPTGVMHGPLIPGLSDHELEALMEKARDKGATFAAYTLIRLPIEVADLFQEWLKAYTPHRYDRVIGHIKSMNGGRLYDVNWSRGDGPKNPVALLVAQRFAAAYRRLGFQNFPPLRTDLFCPPKPPRAQADLFA is encoded by the coding sequence ATGACCGATCGTGCCATATCCCCCCCTTTTTCACCCCACCGGCCGGCAAGCGGTCGAGGTCGCGGCGCCCGTTCGAATGTCAGTGGACGGTATGAGAAAGAAAGCCGCGAGACGGTTGACGATGGCTGGCACGACACCCCGCCCGATCGCCCCAAAACGATTGTGCAGATGGAGCCCGCCCGGCGCATTATAACGTATAATGACAGCCCCTATGTCGGGTTTGATCGGTCGATCAATCCCTATCGCGGTTGTGAGCATGGCTGCATCTACTGTTTCGCCCGCCCGTCCCATGCCTATATGGGATTGTCGCCGGGGATCGATTTTGAAAGCCGCCTATTTGCGAAGCCGGAGGCCGCCACCCTCCTGAAAAAGGAGCTCTCATCCAAGCGATATCAGATCCGGCCGATCGCCATCGGCACCAATACCGATCCTTATCAGCCAACCGAGCGCCGATTGCTGATCATGCGCGAGGTCTTGAAGGTGTTGTCCTCGTACAATCATCCAGTATCTATACTCACAAAGTCGGATCTGATCCTGCGCGACCTCGACATCCTCGGGCCTATGGCGAAGAAAGGGTTGGTGCGGGCCATGCTGTCGATCACGACGCAAGACGCGCGGCTCGCCCGCACGATGGAACCTCGATGCCCGCGCCCCGACAAGCGCTTCGCCGCTTTAGAGGGCCTCGCCCAAGCGGGCATTCCCACCGGGGTGATGCACGGCCCGCTCATTCCGGGGCTGTCCGATCATGAGCTCGAAGCGTTGATGGAAAAGGCGCGGGACAAGGGGGCCACCTTCGCCGCCTATACCCTCATCCGCCTGCCGATCGAAGTGGCGGACCTGTTTCAGGAATGGCTGAAGGCCTATACGCCTCATCGCTATGACCGGGTGATCGGACACATCAAATCGATGAATGGGGGGCGGCTTTATGATGTGAATTGGTCGCGAGGTGATGGTCCCAAAAATCCAGTAGCGCTTTTGGTCGCCCAGCGATTTGCCGCCGCCTATCGACGTCTTGGCTTTCAGAACTTTCCGCCGCTTCGAACCGATTTGTTCTGCCCGCCGAAGCCGCCAAGAGCGCAAGCCGATCTCTTCGCCTAG
- a CDS encoding ribonuclease HII: MNASADTELAFADEIGGPICGIDEAGRGAWAGPVVAAAVICGDVKAYPEDLADSKTLREARREHLFDLLSARQDLRVGVGVASVAEIDRMGVGKANWLAMARAVKALPSPPLGALVDGNYAPALPCPDIRPIVKGDGSCLVIAAASIVAKVTRDRIMRSLCPEHPAYRWSANKGYPAPVHRAALEEIGPSAHHRHSFAPIAALDDRHAS, translated from the coding sequence ATGAACGCAAGCGCCGATACGGAATTAGCCTTCGCCGACGAAATCGGCGGTCCCATCTGTGGGATCGACGAGGCGGGACGCGGCGCCTGGGCGGGCCCTGTGGTGGCGGCGGCGGTCATCTGCGGTGACGTGAAGGCCTATCCCGAGGACCTTGCGGATTCGAAAACCCTCCGCGAAGCCCGGCGGGAGCACCTCTTCGACCTCTTGTCGGCCCGTCAGGATTTGCGCGTCGGCGTAGGGGTGGCAAGCGTTGCGGAGATCGACCGGATGGGGGTGGGAAAGGCGAACTGGCTGGCCATGGCTCGAGCGGTCAAGGCCCTGCCTTCCCCCCCCCTCGGCGCACTCGTCGACGGCAATTACGCCCCCGCCCTGCCATGCCCAGACATTCGACCGATCGTCAAAGGGGATGGCTCCTGCCTGGTCATCGCCGCCGCATCGATTGTTGCGAAGGTCACGCGCGACCGCATCATGCGATCCCTTTGCCCTGAGCACCCGGCCTATCGTTGGTCTGCGAACAAGGGCTACCCCGCCCCTGTTCACCGCGCCGCCCTCGAAGAAATCGGCCCCTCCGCGCATCATCGGCATTCCTTCGCGCCGATTGCGGCCCTTGACGACCGGCATGCATCGTAA
- a CDS encoding site-specific DNA-methyltransferase: MAPRPCRRRSRVRQLKDTILQGDCLTRMKMIPDGSVDLIFADPPYNLQLGDGLTRPDQSTVDGVNDAWDQFGSFAAYDAFCRAWLSEARRLLKPDGAIWVIGTYHNIFRLGSIIQDLEYWIQNDVVWVKTNPMPNFRGTRLQNAHETLIWAARGKESRPTFNYHSLKTANDDLQMRSDWTFPLCTGQERLKNGGKKLHPTQKPEALLHRILLGTTNPGDLVLDPFFGTGTTGAVAKRLGRHYIGIEREAAYIDAAAERIAAIEPEAAEMVTPMPSPRREARIPFGRLVEDGLLSPGTVLYCAKRRYRAKVKADGSLATPGATGSIHKIGAHLQNAPSCNGWTFWHVERQGRLLPIDTLRQTVRAQMASMAS; encoded by the coding sequence ATGGCGCCACGCCCTTGTCGCAGGAGGTCGCGCGTGCGTCAGTTGAAGGACACCATTCTCCAAGGCGATTGCCTTACACGGATGAAAATGATCCCCGATGGATCGGTCGATTTGATCTTCGCTGATCCGCCCTACAACCTCCAGCTTGGGGACGGCTTGACGCGCCCCGATCAGAGCACGGTCGACGGGGTCAACGATGCCTGGGATCAATTTGGATCCTTCGCGGCATACGATGCCTTTTGCCGGGCATGGCTGTCCGAGGCGCGGCGCCTTCTTAAACCCGATGGCGCAATATGGGTCATCGGGACTTATCATAATATCTTCCGCCTAGGCTCGATCATCCAGGATCTTGAATATTGGATCCAGAACGATGTGGTCTGGGTCAAAACCAATCCGATGCCGAATTTCCGCGGCACCCGTCTTCAGAATGCGCATGAGACGCTGATCTGGGCAGCGCGAGGCAAGGAGTCACGGCCCACTTTCAACTATCACAGCCTGAAGACGGCGAATGATGACCTCCAGATGCGGAGCGATTGGACATTTCCGCTTTGCACCGGGCAAGAGCGGTTGAAGAATGGCGGGAAAAAGCTGCACCCAACCCAAAAGCCGGAGGCGCTCCTTCATCGCATCCTGTTGGGCACAACCAATCCAGGCGACCTGGTCCTCGATCCGTTTTTCGGCACCGGCACGACCGGGGCGGTGGCAAAGCGCCTAGGCCGTCATTATATCGGCATTGAGCGGGAGGCGGCCTATATCGACGCCGCGGCTGAGCGCATTGCGGCCATTGAGCCGGAGGCGGCGGAAATGGTGACCCCCATGCCTTCCCCCCGGCGCGAGGCCCGCATCCCCTTCGGCCGCCTGGTCGAAGACGGCCTTCTTTCTCCGGGTACGGTTCTTTATTGCGCAAAGCGCCGATATCGGGCCAAGGTGAAAGCCGATGGTTCTCTTGCGACCCCCGGCGCGACGGGATCGATCCACAAAATCGGGGCCCATTTGCAAAATGCCCCCTCCTGCAATGGCTGGACGTTCTGGCATGTCGAACGCCAGGGGCGCTTATTGCCGATCGACACGCTCCGCCAGACCGTCAGGGCACAAATGGCCTCTATGGCCTCATAG
- a CDS encoding A/G-specific adenine glycosylase, whose translation MTRSDKTAFSTSLLEWYDRHARQLPWRISPAASRAGVRPDPYRVWLSEIMLQQTTVATVTPRFAAFVQRWDGFPALAEAPLEEVLGEWAGLGYYSRARNLHACAKVVTRLHDGQLPASESALKDLPGIGPYTAAAIAAIAFDRRAVVVDGNVERIMVRQAAIERPIKEAKAAIYALAAEVVPDRRGGDYAQALMDLGATICRPRRPDCLLCPVRSSCRAHALGLEAQLPVKPPKKKRPTRRGIIYVGIGPRGCVLSETRPAKGLFGGMRGLPGSAWTEEGGDEEGAPFEADWQCAGRISHTLTHFHLELDVKWAPTEGAPAPFFWTPIAEHGAFPTLFRKAAVAALSAAGEL comes from the coding sequence ATGACGCGCTCGGACAAGACGGCATTCTCAACATCCCTTTTGGAGTGGTATGATCGTCACGCGCGGCAGCTGCCCTGGCGGATCAGCCCCGCGGCCTCGCGAGCGGGGGTGCGTCCGGACCCCTATCGGGTGTGGCTGTCGGAAATCATGCTGCAACAAACCACCGTCGCCACCGTCACACCGCGCTTCGCCGCCTTTGTTCAGCGGTGGGACGGCTTTCCGGCATTGGCTGAGGCACCACTGGAAGAGGTGCTGGGCGAATGGGCGGGCCTTGGCTATTACAGCCGGGCCCGGAATCTCCATGCCTGCGCAAAGGTCGTGACACGTCTGCACGATGGTCAATTGCCAGCCAGCGAATCCGCCCTCAAGGACCTCCCCGGAATTGGTCCGTACACCGCTGCCGCCATTGCGGCGATTGCCTTCGACCGGCGCGCGGTGGTGGTGGATGGCAATGTTGAAAGGATCATGGTGCGACAGGCCGCGATTGAGCGACCGATCAAAGAGGCGAAGGCGGCGATTTATGCGCTGGCCGCCGAGGTCGTTCCCGATCGGCGCGGCGGCGATTATGCCCAAGCCTTGATGGATCTTGGGGCGACGATTTGTCGGCCGCGACGCCCCGACTGTCTGTTATGTCCGGTCCGCTCGTCCTGTCGCGCCCATGCCCTGGGGCTCGAAGCCCAGCTGCCGGTGAAGCCCCCAAAGAAAAAGCGGCCAACGCGGCGCGGTATTATCTATGTGGGGATTGGGCCAAGGGGCTGTGTCCTCAGCGAGACGCGTCCGGCAAAGGGGCTCTTCGGCGGCATGCGGGGTCTGCCGGGGTCGGCATGGACCGAAGAGGGCGGCGATGAGGAGGGCGCGCCCTTTGAAGCGGACTGGCAATGCGCGGGGCGGATCAGCCATACGCTGACCCATTTTCATCTCGAGCTCGATGTCAAATGGGCCCCGACGGAGGGGGCGCCGGCGCCTTTCTTCTGGACACCGATCGCCGAGCATGGCGCATTTCCCACCCTCTTTCGCAAAGCGGCGGTCGCCGCCCTAAGCGCGGCTGGGGAGCTATGA
- a CDS encoding DUF721 domain-containing protein, which translates to MPFPPPPVKTKGVRPSAPTLRRQTGDLLADLAKKAGIIDPAIVTYWADIVGPDLEALCRPVRLKKNRGAFVLHVDVPHGGAATQVHYAQGNILAKASRHVGRPITRLVIEQTGRRAEPTRWRSRRMTDPQVDRPPFSVGSAATTEEALAALRKALSETDSP; encoded by the coding sequence GTGCCCTTCCCCCCGCCGCCGGTCAAGACGAAGGGCGTGCGCCCCAGCGCCCCGACGCTCCGCCGTCAAACCGGTGATTTGCTCGCGGATCTGGCCAAGAAGGCGGGGATCATCGACCCGGCGATCGTGACCTATTGGGCGGATATTGTCGGCCCCGACTTGGAGGCGCTGTGCCGACCGGTGCGCTTGAAAAAGAACCGCGGCGCCTTCGTGCTCCATGTGGACGTTCCCCATGGCGGCGCGGCGACACAGGTCCACTACGCCCAGGGCAATATTTTGGCGAAAGCGAGCCGGCATGTCGGACGCCCCATCACCCGTTTGGTGATCGAGCAGACCGGTCGCCGGGCTGAGCCGACGCGCTGGCGCTCGCGCCGCATGACCGACCCTCAGGTGGACAGGCCCCCCTTCTCCGTGGGCTCTGCCGCCACGACCGAGGAGGCCCTCGCCGCCCTCAGAAAAGCCCTCAGCGAAACCGACAGCCCTTGA
- a CDS encoding DsbA family protein: MYRLVGVWVVLLAGVLSGCGGGAQENATAEGETSASQSQTLAAPEGSLAGATMALGSEEAPLTIIEYASVTCPACAAFHAQYFPEIKEKYIDTGKVRFIYREFPTAPQNLAYAGFYTARCAATDRGPVAYFAMLDTLYARQREWAYGDNPGDVLENIAAQAGIDRQELETCFRREDIRSAVKANVLEGVEAHGVNSTPTFIVDDEELDWNRGSETMSEAIERALAARQG; the protein is encoded by the coding sequence ATGTACAGGCTGGTTGGTGTTTGGGTGGTATTACTGGCGGGGGTGCTTTCCGGCTGCGGCGGTGGCGCACAGGAAAACGCGACGGCTGAGGGGGAGACATCGGCCTCTCAATCGCAGACCCTCGCCGCCCCCGAAGGCAGCCTGGCGGGGGCGACCATGGCCCTTGGGTCCGAAGAGGCACCCCTGACGATCATCGAATATGCCAGCGTCACCTGCCCCGCCTGCGCCGCTTTCCACGCTCAGTATTTTCCGGAAATCAAAGAGAAATATATCGACACGGGTAAAGTGCGCTTTATTTATCGTGAGTTTCCGACCGCGCCGCAAAACTTGGCCTATGCAGGCTTTTACACCGCCCGTTGCGCCGCAACGGATCGCGGTCCCGTCGCCTATTTTGCGATGCTCGACACGCTCTACGCGCGGCAGCGTGAATGGGCCTATGGCGACAATCCCGGCGATGTCCTCGAAAACATTGCCGCTCAAGCGGGGATCGACCGTCAGGAACTTGAGACCTGTTTCCGACGCGAGGATATTCGCAGCGCCGTGAAGGCCAATGTCCTCGAAGGCGTGGAGGCGCACGGGGTCAATTCGACACCGACTTTTATCGTCGATGATGAGGAACTTGACTGGAATCGCGGCAGTGAAACCATGAGCGAGGCCATCGAGCGGGCCCTGGCCGCCCGCCAGGGCTGA